From Brevibacillus marinus, a single genomic window includes:
- a CDS encoding S-layer homology domain-containing protein, with the protein MKKVVNSVLASALALSVAPMAVGAAEEEQQQQQLDSKLQTAVNRLQALELVVGDDKGDLKLDQPITRAEFATLVVRARGLASGVPLAKYQQKYKDILVSDWYSGWINVASGEGLVKGYPDNTFGPNNNVTYAEAATMLVRALGYEPSVSQAGWPNNFIAKAAELGVSDGVQIDPNKPAIRGDVFKMLDNALNIDLMKPVTYGTQLEYKVVPGTSLVEDYLNVLVYDMDWYTEDDLDNKYDADDLPVVTGVPAIELGDLAEDEVTLNSSIAGGLKGTYKVANGINPNEFAGQHVQVWVKESSNVIIWMEASADEEVLNTKFKAFYHDGDELDKDNYDDSGVDLDDVDEIRVDLDGRKYEFAENAAFTYNYQKIADLDEFIETVIENSDVEDMQTKAVLNGEGKISYIHIVDDVQGDQDSDYKFGSEVIKEIDAEDTRLEFFDGDDLDFEDLEEGIDFIVLRNGERATFADLQPLDVVNVYYADGDEDKRIVVATSKTVSGTVEKVQIKADDDNRLVINGETYRMRGDVTISDDDNESADVATDEDIRDLLDDEVTLYLDSSGRVRHILIGEGSDNRVKAVVTKDAHYDAGRDELTFEVVTEKGAEDTVVIEDADDISFENDDDEIDSDNLADYVQFFDVKSLSRTNKPIFVELELDKEGEVESVEILDTDELVHMDADTFQDESDEDTLDGKDITEDTVVFDLTGQLKKSGNRDYIDDADTAKWSSVEGEEHEVFYIEDDGDIEYVFVISGDLTADGLVGYVTEFGKGTDDTVTIINENGETVEYKLDGSYNDARKKFADSDLIYFTVNADEEVDIDSVEVIATLSDDYLGGDGYEIKDYTKVDDVVVGRVVDFDKSEVELEVYADGKFQEKAFQLSSAVIVYDDEVVKSADEDDLVILIDTDDNSAKYDFVLVLDNPADDYSKEEVEEFLKQVPQDDNGGGDDLIVEDNVEAKGINLAGTYFYSVEAPAGTVDGNATVTVTLGSETKTATVNDDGSFGPVEFALDERVTKATITVTLGDKEDEVDVDVDVE; encoded by the coding sequence ATGAAAAAGGTTGTTAACAGCGTATTGGCAAGCGCACTGGCGCTGTCCGTAGCTCCTATGGCAGTCGGTGCGGCTGAGGAAGAGCAACAGCAGCAACAACTCGATTCCAAGCTGCAGACCGCCGTCAACCGTTTGCAAGCTCTGGAACTGGTCGTGGGTGACGACAAAGGCGACCTGAAGCTGGATCAGCCGATCACTCGCGCCGAGTTTGCGACCTTGGTGGTACGTGCCCGCGGTCTGGCCAGCGGTGTGCCGCTCGCAAAATATCAACAAAAATACAAAGACATCTTGGTGTCCGACTGGTACTCCGGCTGGATTAACGTAGCATCGGGTGAAGGCCTGGTCAAAGGTTATCCGGACAACACGTTTGGTCCGAACAACAACGTTACTTACGCCGAAGCAGCTACCATGCTGGTTCGCGCACTGGGTTATGAGCCGTCGGTAAGCCAAGCTGGATGGCCGAACAACTTCATCGCCAAAGCAGCCGAGTTGGGTGTTTCGGACGGCGTACAAATCGATCCGAACAAACCGGCTATTCGCGGTGACGTGTTCAAGATGCTCGATAACGCGCTGAACATCGACCTGATGAAACCGGTCACCTACGGTACGCAGCTGGAGTACAAGGTGGTTCCGGGCACCAGCCTGGTTGAGGATTACCTCAACGTCCTCGTGTATGACATGGACTGGTACACTGAGGATGACCTGGACAACAAATACGATGCGGACGACCTGCCGGTCGTAACGGGTGTTCCGGCCATCGAACTGGGTGATCTGGCGGAGGATGAAGTCACGCTGAACTCCAGCATCGCCGGCGGTTTGAAAGGTACTTACAAAGTGGCCAACGGCATCAACCCGAACGAATTCGCCGGTCAACACGTCCAAGTATGGGTGAAAGAAAGTTCCAACGTCATCATCTGGATGGAAGCTTCCGCTGACGAAGAAGTGCTCAACACCAAGTTCAAAGCCTTCTACCACGATGGCGACGAACTGGATAAGGACAACTACGACGACAGCGGTGTCGACCTCGACGATGTGGACGAAATCCGCGTAGATCTGGACGGCCGCAAGTACGAGTTCGCTGAAAACGCCGCATTTACTTACAACTATCAAAAAATCGCCGACCTCGATGAGTTCATCGAAACGGTCATCGAAAACTCCGACGTGGAGGACATGCAAACCAAAGCTGTGCTGAACGGCGAAGGCAAGATCAGCTACATCCACATCGTCGACGATGTGCAAGGTGACCAAGATTCCGACTATAAATTCGGTTCTGAAGTCATCAAGGAAATCGACGCCGAAGACACGCGCCTGGAGTTCTTCGACGGCGATGACCTCGACTTCGAAGATCTGGAAGAAGGCATTGACTTCATCGTGCTGCGCAACGGTGAGCGTGCTACCTTTGCTGATCTGCAGCCGCTCGATGTCGTGAACGTGTACTACGCGGACGGCGACGAAGACAAACGCATCGTCGTGGCTACCAGCAAAACCGTTTCCGGTACGGTAGAAAAAGTTCAGATCAAAGCGGACGATGACAACCGCCTCGTGATCAACGGCGAAACCTACCGCATGAGAGGCGACGTAACCATCTCCGACGACGACAACGAGTCCGCTGATGTCGCTACCGATGAAGACATCCGCGACCTGTTGGACGATGAAGTTACGCTCTACCTCGACTCCAGCGGCCGTGTGCGCCACATCTTGATTGGCGAAGGCAGCGACAACCGGGTGAAAGCTGTCGTGACCAAAGATGCTCACTATGACGCAGGCCGCGACGAGCTGACCTTCGAAGTGGTGACGGAAAAGGGCGCTGAAGATACCGTTGTAATCGAAGATGCGGACGACATCTCCTTCGAAAACGACGATGATGAGATCGACTCCGACAACCTGGCAGACTACGTCCAATTCTTTGACGTAAAGAGTTTGTCGAGAACCAACAAACCGATCTTCGTTGAGCTCGAACTGGACAAAGAAGGTGAAGTTGAATCGGTGGAAATCCTCGATACCGATGAACTGGTCCACATGGATGCCGACACCTTCCAGGATGAGTCCGACGAAGACACGCTGGATGGCAAAGACATCACCGAAGACACGGTTGTCTTTGATTTGACCGGCCAACTGAAAAAATCGGGTAACCGTGACTACATCGACGATGCCGACACGGCGAAATGGAGCTCGGTAGAAGGCGAAGAACACGAAGTCTTCTACATCGAAGATGACGGCGACATCGAGTACGTCTTTGTGATCTCCGGTGACCTGACTGCCGATGGTTTGGTTGGTTATGTCACCGAGTTCGGCAAAGGTACCGATGACACGGTAACCATCATCAACGAAAATGGTGAAACCGTCGAGTACAAACTGGATGGCTCGTATAACGATGCCAGAAAGAAATTTGCTGACAGCGATCTGATCTACTTCACCGTGAACGCTGACGAGGAAGTAGACATCGACAGCGTGGAAGTAATCGCAACCCTCAGCGACGATTACCTCGGCGGCGATGGTTACGAAATTAAAGACTACACCAAGGTGGACGATGTCGTAGTTGGCCGCGTCGTTGACTTCGACAAGAGCGAAGTCGAACTGGAAGTATACGCTGACGGCAAATTCCAAGAAAAGGCCTTCCAGCTCTCCAGTGCGGTCATCGTATACGACGATGAAGTCGTGAAGAGCGCCGATGAAGACGATCTGGTCATCCTGATCGACACCGACGACAACAGCGCGAAGTACGACTTCGTCCTGGTGCTCGACAATCCGGCAGATGATTACAGCAAAGAAGAAGTAGAAGAGTTCCTGAAACAAGTACCGCAGGATGACAACGGTGGCGGCGATGACCTGATCGTAGAAGACAATGTAGAAGCTAAGGGCATAAACTTGGCTGGAACTTACTTCTACTCGGTGGAAGCTCCGGCTGGTACGGTTGACGGAAATGCAACTGTTACCGTAACGCTTGGCAGCGAAACCAAAACGGCTACCGTGAATGACGACGGTTCCTTCGGTCCGGTTGAATTCGCCCTCGACGAGAGAGTTACCAAAGCTACGATCACGGTAACCCTCGGCGATAAAGAAGACGAAGTTGACGTTGACGTTGACGTTGAATAA
- a CDS encoding TolC family protein has translation MNFPYSRAKWLPISLAALVLTTSAAAAQNPTAIPNKPPAASEQEKPAANAEARQNELTVEKAIEMALANNPDLKAMRLDVETANINAKLVDAQLDDLTEEFIKSLEAAQQKYVNEAKAEMAKKVNQLALKALENQIRLGAQNAYYALLHAQNELALKEQSLKRSQEQLKVAKAGFDVGTRAKTDVLQAEAGVASAEAALAVAKSDVEIARMELNKFIGADLDKEWTLASADLAIEEKQIDLDQAIAQAQERRVEVQQKEEEINVAELNVELIEKYTYLGTYQGQMSKREVEKAKIQLEKTKQDIAVEVSQAYFNLESALTAIHAYEKAKASAEENYRLTKLRYENGLGTTLEVIQAEEELSNRENQYQQAIHNYNLALVAFENALGI, from the coding sequence ATGAACTTTCCATACTCTCGCGCAAAGTGGCTGCCCATTTCGCTCGCAGCCCTGGTGTTGACCACCTCCGCTGCCGCCGCGCAGAATCCGACGGCGATTCCCAACAAACCCCCGGCCGCATCTGAACAGGAAAAGCCGGCAGCCAATGCGGAGGCGCGGCAAAACGAGCTGACGGTGGAGAAGGCCATCGAAATGGCGCTTGCCAACAACCCGGACTTGAAAGCAATGCGGCTTGATGTGGAGACGGCCAACATCAACGCCAAATTGGTGGATGCGCAGTTGGATGACCTGACCGAAGAGTTTATCAAATCACTGGAAGCAGCGCAGCAAAAATACGTCAATGAAGCGAAAGCGGAAATGGCCAAAAAAGTGAACCAACTGGCGCTCAAGGCGCTGGAAAACCAGATCCGGCTGGGCGCACAGAATGCCTACTACGCGCTCCTGCACGCGCAAAACGAACTGGCGCTCAAGGAGCAAAGCCTGAAACGCTCGCAGGAACAGCTCAAGGTGGCGAAGGCGGGCTTTGACGTGGGCACGCGGGCGAAAACCGACGTGCTGCAGGCGGAGGCCGGGGTGGCCAGCGCCGAGGCGGCGCTCGCCGTAGCGAAGAGCGATGTGGAGATCGCCCGCATGGAGCTGAACAAGTTTATCGGCGCGGATCTGGACAAAGAGTGGACGCTTGCTTCCGCCGACCTGGCGATTGAGGAAAAGCAGATTGATCTGGATCAGGCGATCGCCCAGGCGCAAGAGCGGCGGGTGGAAGTGCAGCAAAAAGAAGAAGAGATCAACGTGGCCGAACTCAACGTGGAGTTGATCGAGAAATACACCTATCTGGGCACCTATCAGGGCCAGATGAGCAAGCGGGAAGTGGAGAAGGCGAAGATCCAGTTGGAGAAGACCAAGCAGGACATCGCGGTCGAGGTTTCCCAGGCTTATTTCAACCTGGAGTCGGCACTGACGGCGATCCATGCCTATGAAAAGGCAAAAGCGTCGGCCGAGGAGAATTACCGGCTGACCAAGCTGCGCTATGAAAACGGCCTGGGGACGACACTGGAGGTGATCCAGGCCGAAGAAGAGCTGTCCAACCGCGAAAACCAGTACCAACAGGCCATCCACAACTACAATTTGGCGCTCGTGGCGTTTGAAAACGCGCTCGGCATTTAA
- a CDS encoding YigZ family protein: MMQQYKTVAGYGEREIVIERSRFIGYAQRVTSEEEAAAFIATIKKKHWDATHNCSAFVIGEHDQIQRSSDDGEPSGTAGKPILECIKKNGVKDTVVVVTRYFGGIKLGAGGLIRAYTAATVAALQAAGIVAHVLHSGITVTVEYHWWGKLENELRTGSHRVVDTTYTDKVSVRVLIPAGEEEAFVERVTDLTNGQAQIVLGDKEYVEVPIAAVGAEQGDAE; encoded by the coding sequence GTGATGCAGCAGTACAAAACGGTCGCAGGTTACGGGGAACGGGAGATCGTGATCGAACGCTCGCGTTTTATCGGCTACGCGCAGCGGGTCACCTCAGAAGAAGAGGCGGCCGCGTTTATTGCCACGATCAAGAAGAAGCACTGGGACGCGACGCATAACTGTTCCGCTTTTGTGATCGGCGAACACGACCAGATCCAGCGCTCCAGCGACGACGGGGAGCCGAGCGGAACGGCGGGCAAGCCGATCCTCGAGTGCATCAAGAAAAACGGGGTGAAAGATACGGTCGTCGTCGTCACCCGCTATTTCGGCGGGATCAAGCTGGGGGCGGGCGGCCTGATCCGCGCTTACACCGCCGCTACTGTCGCGGCGCTGCAGGCGGCGGGAATCGTCGCGCACGTGCTGCACAGCGGGATTACGGTGACGGTGGAGTACCACTGGTGGGGCAAGCTGGAGAACGAGCTGCGGACGGGCTCACACCGCGTCGTCGATACAACCTATACGGACAAGGTGAGCGTTCGCGTGCTGATTCCCGCCGGCGAAGAAGAGGCGTTTGTGGAGCGGGTCACCGATCTGACCAACGGGCAGGCGCAGATTGTCTTGGGGGATAAGGAGTACGTGGAAGTGCCGATTGCCGCGGTGGGAGCAGAGCAAGGGGACGCGGAGTAA